DNA sequence from the Staphylococcus epidermidis genome:
AGCGTCGTTTAAGTGTTGCAACAGCATTAAGTTCAAAGGCAGAGATTATTTTACTAGATGAACCAACATTCGGTCTAGATAGTCATAATACATTTCAACTTATTAAGTTATTTCAAGAACGCGTTAATCAAGGTCAAACAATTATCATGGTGACACATGATCCAGAAATTATTAAACGATATCCAACAAGACGATTACGCGTGGAAGATGGGTGTCTTAAAGAAATGGAAGGTGAACACATTGTTTGAAAGATGGAAAAAACGCCACACCTTCGTTGATGATGTAAATATTATTACTAAGTTACTTTTAGGTATCGCATTATTCTTTTTCATTATATTTATCCATAACTTCGACTTTATGATTTATATCGTCATATTAATGTTTATGTTCTTACTTTTATTTAACGGTACAGAATTTAAAATAACGGCAATATTTATATTAGTTACAACCCTCTTTGCCTTGATGTCATCATTATTTATGATTTTATATGGTGATGGAGAACATATGCTTGTAAAATTTGGTATTTTGCAAATAAGTACAGAAAGTATTGTACGAGGTCTTCATCTATCTATGAGAACAATTACCGTTTCAATGTTTGGTATACTAATCGCATTGACTTCACAAATTGTAATGATTTTTTATAGTTTAATGCAACATTTAAAGGTAAAGCCAAAGTTTGCTTATGCTTTTATGGCAGCGATTAGAATGGTTCCACTTATAATAAGTTCTCTTATTCAATTAAGACGTTCCCTAAAAATGCGTTATCAAATGATAGATGCATCTAACTATAAAGGAATCAAGCGTCTTAATCATTTAGTCATACCTTTATTAAGTCAAAATATTCGACGTGCACATCAACTTTCAGTTGCAATGGAGTCTAAAGGTTTTAAAGATGGTCCGAGAACATACTACTATCGGGTAACATTTTCATATAAAGATATCGTATTTATTGCTTGTATATTAATTATCATTACTTTGTCATTTGTCTTATCATCATACCTTCCAATTACTGGTATTCATGATGTCCGTTTTGGACAATTAGACTAATAATCATACACCAAATATTTAATTAAAAGTAAATATTCATTTTATTCCAATGTAAATAGAAATCATAAAAAATGTCCTTCGTTGATCTTATCCAATCAACGAAGGACTTTATTTCAAATTGAACAACCAATTTTACTTAGTGATGGCTTTATTCCCAATATCATTACGATAAAAAAGATTATCACTTTTTATTTGTCGTGCATGTTCATATGCATTTGCTTGTGCTTTTTCAACTGTTGGACCTTCCCCTATAGCTAGGATAACTCTTCCACCAGAATTCACAAAACATTGACCTTCTTTCTTTAATCCACTCACATAATAATGAGAATCTAGATTAAAACCACTTATTTCATGCCCTTTTTCATATGAACCAGGGTATCCTTTAGATGCTAGCATTACTCCTACAACAGCTTCATCTTTCCAGTTAAAATGAATGGGTTGGCAATTTTCCAAATCGATAATGAGTTGCATTAAGTCACTTTCTAAACGTGTTAATAATACTTGTGCTTCAGGATCACCAAAACGTGCATTAAATTCAATAACTTTAGGTCCATCTTTTGTTAAAATTGCACCAATATATAGTAATCCGAAGAAGTCATGACCTTCTTGTGCCATAGCTTTAGCAATAGGTTGAGCAATCTCCTTATTGGTTTGTTCAAGAACAGATGCATCAATGTGGGGTACAGGGCAATATGCGCCCATCCCACC
Encoded proteins:
- a CDS encoding energy-coupling factor transporter transmembrane component T family protein, translated to MFERWKKRHTFVDDVNIITKLLLGIALFFFIIFIHNFDFMIYIVILMFMFLLLFNGTEFKITAIFILVTTLFALMSSLFMILYGDGEHMLVKFGILQISTESIVRGLHLSMRTITVSMFGILIALTSQIVMIFYSLMQHLKVKPKFAYAFMAAIRMVPLIISSLIQLRRSLKMRYQMIDASNYKGIKRLNHLVIPLLSQNIRRAHQLSVAMESKGFKDGPRTYYYRVTFSYKDIVFIACILIIITLSFVLSSYLPITGIHDVRFGQLD